Proteins from one Anopheles nili chromosome 2, idAnoNiliSN_F5_01, whole genome shotgun sequence genomic window:
- the LOC128731150 gene encoding transcription factor Dp-1, which yields MAHPTKPVNFVLQEPKPGQPQIFHLVNAASGARSILPTSVTTMKTIISKELAISGSTNPAQNSGAAGNHSGVINSTGNTTVSAIAGQSFTMPVVRKLSPGQKIIPVSKHKLILPSSAANKSVNGKVVISPKLYKVISSSQHTVSRNLTFTSPTHGPIQSSFTAIPASNITLGKTISTGTTITIPSASVLSQSSLTLPISSTSNAMRYNNTNSKASSISVNSTNTTGELISIGNRASIVNSGIIDDKNDDGSDSSSQVQGTGQGIVAGIAKKTFSLEHSNHQHSYSKKSPPSQMHTPISRRRKTDKAGRGLRHFSMKVCEKVKAKGTTTYNEVANELVAEETQNQNLGVDSATYDQKNIRRRVYDALNVLMAMKIISKEKKEIRWHGLPTSNTLQECEELEKENEKARQRIEIKQQQLVDLVQQHVALKSLIARNKANEERGLVPNPSSAVQLPFIIVNTDRKTNINCNISNDKSEYSFKFEDTFEIHDDFQILKRIGLSYGLEKGQCSEADLKKIKSMVPKTVEKYIDAYGLGLENDDTDDWEMSSLYNGQDNDDSLSTQDMLGFNDTTNDMLDDDMKFEDDEDD from the exons ATGGCCCATCCGACCAAACCGGTTAATTTTGTGCTGCAAGAACCAAAGCCTG GTCAACCACAAATTTTTCATCTAGTTAATGCGGCATCTGGTGCACGATCGATCTTGCCGACTAGTGTTACAACAATGAAAACTATTATTTCGAAGGAACTGGCTATTAGTGGCTCAACAAACCCGGCACAGAATTCAGGAGCTGCAGGAAATCATTCGGGAGTCATCAATTCCACCGGCAACACTACTGTATCCGCCATTGCTGGACAG AGCTTTACGATGCCTGTTGTGCGAAAGCTCTCTCCTGGGCAAAAAATAATCCCTGTTTCCAAGCACA AACTTATTCTTCCTTCATCAGCCGCCAATAAATCCGTAAACGGTAAGGTGGTGATTTCACCAAAACTG TATAAGGTAATTTCATCGTCCCAGCATACCGTGAGTAGAAATTTAACTTTCACCTCGCCCACTCACGGTCCTATTCAGAGCTCGTTTACGGCAATACCTGCAAGCAACATAACTCTTGGTAAAACGATAAGCACGGGAACAACAATTACAATACCATCCGCTTCCGTGTTATCTCAATCTTCTCTGACACTTCCGATCAGTTCTACAAGTAACGCCATGCGCTATAACAACACCAATTCCAAAGCGTCATCAATATCGGTAAACTCTACAAACACGACCGGGGAACTGATTTCGATCGGTAACCGGGCTAGTATTGTTAACAGTGGAATAATTGACGACAAAAACGACGATGGTAGTGACAGCTCATCTCAAGTACAAGGTACTGGACAAGGCATCGTTGCTGGCATAGCGAAGAAAACATTTAGTTTGGAACATAGTAATCATCAGCATTCATACAGTAAAAAATCCCCTCCAAGTCAGATGCATACGCCGATTTctcggcgaagaaaaacggataAAGCAGGACGCGGCCTTAGACATTTTTCTATGAAAGTCTGTGAAAAGGTGAAGGCTAAAGGTACTACTACCTATAATGAGGTGGCTAATGAGCTAGTCGCCGAAGAAACACAGAACCAAAATCTTGGAGTAGATTCTGCAACATACGATCAAAAAAACATTAGAAGGCGGGTATATGATGCTCTCAATGTGTTAATGGctatgaaaattatttcaaaagaaaagaaggaaatccGCTGGCACGGATTGCCTACCAGTAACACATTGCAAGAATGTGAAGAactcgaaaaagaaaatgaaaaagcacGCCAGCGTATTGaaatcaaacagcaacaactaGTTGATCTAGTACAACAGCACGTTGCGTTAAAATCATTGATTGCGCGAAACAAAGCCAATGAGGAACGCGGTTTAGTGCCGAATCCTAGTTCAGCTGTTCAATTGCCATTTATAATTGTGAATACCGatcggaaaacaaacattaacTGCAATATTTCTAATGATAA ATCCGAATATTCCTTCAAATTTGAAGATACATTCGAAATTCATGATGATTTCCAAATTTTGAAACGTATCGGATTATCTTACG GTTTGGAAAAAGGACAGTGTTCGGAAGCGGATCTTAAAAAGATTAAATCAATGGTTCCAAAAActgttgaaaaatatatagACG catATGGTCTAGGATTAGAAAACGACGATACAGATGACTGGGAAATGAGCTCATTGTACAACGGTCAAGATAACGATGATAGTTTATCCACTCAGGATATGTTGGGCTTCAATGACACAACCAACGACATGTTGGATGATGACATGAAGTTTGAAGATGATGAGGACGATTAG
- the LOC128731274 gene encoding COP9 signalosome complex subunit 9 translates to MKPIVVADEMFPEGPGPFLDLEEAGGSTGLLMDLAANEKDVHSDFFNDFEDLFDEDEESQI, encoded by the exons ATGAAACCAATCGTAGTGGCCGATGAGATGTTCCCAGAAGGTCCAGGGCCTTTTTTGGATCTAGAAGAG GCTGGAGGATCTACCGGACTCTTGATGGATTTGGCGGCCAACGAAAAAGATGTGCATTCTGATTTTTTTAATG ATTTCGAAGATCTGTTTGATGAGGATGAAGAGAGTCAGATATAG
- the LOC128720562 gene encoding histone PARylation factor 1-like, whose protein sequence is MDKPKCKYGSECYQKNPVHKEKYAHPATSTNDINSSIVPVAQASTSSSDSQDTSCASNQITDVENQMKQVMRYKRPSTPEKEYDNEEEDGSKHEYHGIKRQRYRLPKIPIDIGMMNDLYDPQIEFSKQSEYNELCEDPVKFIKYKFLVAMPSCFYVFWEFCKEQAKNMNTKPEDVLLQIGLKMVGPFDVLADKFKGVTIHEPGDYLRHWRFFYDPPEFQTVIVKKDTGIHYGYWRDDPDNTDGLVASNDVSKGCEFKIVGENLFDALMHYLDEKSNITPFNKQNTSAMKKNIEAYCHTKGILLKCNDKQNIRNKLIVCKTFHKAGLVVPYDRKKDVGYRPLLESDSKLRIILSKFDKVDRTTDKKNFEEAMRELQSIITAANLAVDECDFGTALELALDLFCHGSKSLHEIMKPLFYTGYSMVKRPQYIAIIKSHLDKRSEGTKLDLLAHE, encoded by the exons ATGGATAAACCGAAATGCAAATATGGCTCAGAGTGTTACCAAAAAAACCCTGTGcataaagaaaaatatgcgCATCCTGCGACATCCACAAACGATATCAATTCTTCGATTGTGCCAGTAGCGCAGGCATCAACATCTTCCTCGGATTCGCAGGACACAAGCTGTGCTAGCAACCAAATAACGGATGtagaaaatcaaatgaaacaagTAATGCGATACAAGCGTCCTTCTACACCCGAAAAGGAATATGATAATGAAGAAGAGGATGGCTCCAAGCACGAATATCACGGTATAAAACGACAGCGTTACCGTTTACCGAAAATCCCAATCGACATAGGTATGATGAATGATCTGTACGATccacaaattgaattttctaaACAATCAGAATACAATGAACTGTGCGAAGACCCCGTAAAATTTATCAAGTACAAGTTTCTGGTCGCTATGCCCTCATGTTTCTACGTTTTTTGGGAATTTTGTAaagaacaagcaaaaaatatgAATACGAAACCTGAGGATGTGTTACTTCAAATCGGTTTGAAAATGGTAGGACCGTTCGATGTGCTGGCTGATAAATTTAAAGGAGTTACAATACACGAGCCCGGTGATTATTTACGCCATTGGCGTTTCTTCTATGATCCCCCGGAGTTTCAAACTGTAATAGTGAAAAAAGATACTGGTATACATTATGGTTATTGGAGAGATGATCCGGATAACACTGATGGGTTAGTAGCCAGTAATGACGTCAGTAAAGGGTGTGAATTCAAAATAGTTGGTGAAAACTTGTTTGATGCACTTAT GCACTATCttgatgaaaaatcaaacataactcctttcaacaaacaaaatacatcggccatgaagaaaaatattgaaGCGTATTGCCATACAAAAGGAATATTGTTAAAATGCAATGATAAACAAAATATCCGTAATAAGCTTATTGTATGCAAGACTTTTCATAAAGCCGGTTTGGTAGTGCCttatgatagaaaaaaagatgtAGGCTACCGACCACTGCTGGAGAGTGATTCCAAACTACGTATAATTCTTTCAAAGTTCGATAAGGTTGACCGAACGACAGATAAGAAAAATTTCGAAGAAGCTATGAGAGAATTACAATCCATAATAACAGCTGCGAACTTGGCGGTTGATGAATGCGACTTTGGCACAGCGCTTGAGCTTGCCCTTGATTTGTTCTGCCATGGCTCGAAAAGCTTGCACGAAATAATGAAACCTCTCTTTTACACCGGTTATTCCATGGTCAAACGACCACAGTATATAGCTATTATAAAG TCTCATTTAGACAAGCGAAGTGAAGGAACAAAGTTGGATTTGCTGGCTCATGAATGA